DNA sequence from the Chryseobacterium turcicum genome:
CATGATGCCTCCATGGAACTAAAAAAAGTTTTTTTTTGAAATCGTCACCAAATTGGTGACGATTTTCATCGTGTTGATTATAAAACAGATAAAACCTTTTACAGTATTTTAAATTGCTTTCAGAAAACCCTTTTATCTCTGGAAATTCTATACGTAAATCTTTACTTAATTGCGAAAAGAAACCTGAGCCATAGCTATTTTCAAAATTTCTTTCCGAGATTTCTTTTCCCAACTCCCAATACATTTCTATCAGAGCAGAATTCACTTGAATTGCCGCTTTGATTTGGCTTTGCTGAATTTTTTGTTTTAAATCTAAAATCCAACTGATGTATTGTTCATTGCTTTTTTCCAGCATTTTTGCTTTATTTTTATGCTTGAACTAAATCTTTATTATAAAATGCACCTTTATTTTGCGTCATTTCCATCGACTGGGTGATAATCAAATGCGCAACTGTGGTAAGGTTTCTTAATTCTGAAAGTTGAGGCGAGAGAATAGAGTAATGATATATTTCATCTACGGCAGCGGCAATCTCGGCATGTTTCTGTAATGCCATTTTTAGCCTGCTGTTGCTTCTTACAATTCCTACCAAATTGCTCATCATTTCCTGAAGTTGTTTTCTCAGGTAAGATACGATGACCATTTCGTCGATAATTTTCATTCCCTCTTCATTCCATTCGGGAACGGCTTTTAAATCATCAAAATTAAAATTATTTCCTTTTAATAATTCTACTGTTTTCATCGCTGCATTATGACCAAAAACCAAACCTTCCAATAAAGAGTTTGAAGCCAACCTATTAGCTCCGTGAAGTCCGGAATTGGTACATTCTCCGACCGCAAATAGATTATTCAGCGAAGATTGTCCGTCTTTATCAACGTCAATTCCGCCCATCAGATAATGACAAGCCGGAACCACCGGAATAAGCTGTATAAAGGGGTCTACCCCTTCATCTTTACATTTTTTATAAATATTTGGAAAATGTTCTAAGAATTTTTCCTGATTCATTTCACGACAGTCGAGACCAACATATTCATCACCTGTAATTTTCATTTCGGCGTCGATAGCTCTTGCAACGATGTCTCTGGAAGCTAATTCTTCTCTTTCATCGTATTTTTGCATAAACTTCTCCCCTCTTTTGGTTCTCAGTTTTGCTCCATCACCACGAACCGCTTCGGAAATTAGAAACAACATCCCATCAAGCTTGCTGTACAAAGCAGTCGGATGAAACTGATAATATTGCATATTGGTCACTTTTCCTTTTGCTCGGGCAACAAATGCAATTCCGTCACCGGTTGCAATGGTAGGGTTTGTGGTATTTTTATAAACATGTCCTGCACCACCTGTGGCAACCAACGTGATTTTTGACGTGATTTTTTTTATTGATTTTGATTTTTCATCTAAAATATAAGCTCCATAGCAATTAATTTCACCTTCATGCAATCCTTTTCCGGGAACATGATGCTGCGTAATGATGTCGATTACATAGTGATGATCCAGTATTTCTATATTTGGACTGTTTTTAACCGTTTGAAGCAAGGCTCTTTCAATCTCAAAACCAGTAATATCTTTGTGATGTACAATTCTGTTTTCGGTGTGACCACCTTCTCTTCCTAAAGCAAACTCGCCGTTTTTCTTATCAAAATTAGCGCCCCATTCTACAATTTCATTAAATCTTGCTGGAGCTTCTCTTACTACCATTTCTACAACATCACGTTTGTTTTCGCCGTCGCCGGCTCTCATGGTGTCTTCGATGTGTTTTTCGAAATTATCATTTTTAGAATCGGTAACCACCGCCAAACCACCTTGAGCGTATTTGGTATTGCTTTCGTCTTCGTCTGATTTTGTTACAATGATTATTTTGGCATCGGGAAGTTGTTCTGAAACTTTTATGGCATAAGATAATCCGGAAATTCCGGAACCAATCACTAATACATCCGCTTTTATCATATTCTTGCTTTAAGACAATCGTCTAAATAATTAAATAAATTTAAACAATTTTTCGTTTGGTTTCCTCACTTTTTTCATGTGTTGAAACTGATCCTCCTCCGACCTGTAGCCTAAAGCCAAAGTAACCGTTACTTTTTCTTTCTCGGGATCTGTACCCAAAATTTCTTCAATTACCTCTTGTTTAAAACCTTCCATCGGACAGGTATCAATATTTTCAATCGCTGCAGCGTACATTAAATTAGCCAAGACAATATAAGATTGTTTTTCTGCCCAGTTTAAAATATCATCATGTTCTTGTCTTCCAAAATGACCTGTAATGCTATTCCTGAATAAATCTAAACTTTCTACAGGCTGATGACGCACTTCGGAGATATGTCTAAAATATCCGTCTAAATAAGTTTCTTCAATATTTTTTTTGGAAATCAAAATAACGAGATGCGAACATGTAGAAATCTGTGAAGGATTGTAGAAAGCTGGTATCAACTTCTCCTTCATTTCTATACTTTCCACTACAAATATTTTATAGGGCTGAAGTCCCAAAGAACTTGCCGCAAGTTTTCCTGACTCAAGAATATTGAGAAGAGTATCCTGCGGAATAATCATTTCGGGATTGAATTTTTTTACAGAATATCTTCTGCTTAAAGCTTCCAAATAATTCATAACAACAAATTTAAGAATTGATGCTGAATAAAGACTGCTTTAAACAAAATATCTATTTGCAAATTTACCACATAAAAAAAAGAATCTGTCTCAATGAAGAGACAGATTCTTTATAAACCTAAATGAGTCAGCTAATTACTGGCCTTTAATTTTGAAATCATCAATTTCCCACGTTGCCGCTGCGGAAGGTGTTGATGTATATTTGAAGGCAATTCTTACATTTTTACCTAAGAATGCTGATAAATCTACATTTCCTGAGTTTACCCAGTCACCAAATGCATTTATATTGGTATCTAATAATGCAGGCAAAGCCACCCAAGTTGTTGTTGCAGGATTTCCAGTATAGTTTTCTGTAGCGTAAACCTGAAGAACATTTCCTCCATATCTTACATCAGTTGTGAAACTTACTGCTGCTTTAGTTTTTCCTACTAAGCTAATTGATTTTGATATTAACCAATCTTCGTTTGCTGGATTATTTAATACTCCATTTACAACAGCGTAATAGTTAGTTCCGTTACCTTGGTTTGAAGTAGCCCAAACCTGAGCTCCAGCAACATTTACCGTTGTCCAATCCGTACTAAAACCTCCTGCTGCAAAATCATCTTTGTACAATACTGGAAGTGGTGTATAAATAGAACCATCGCATCTAGGATTGCTAAATTTAATATCTGTAAGCTGAGGGATCCAAAGCTGATAACTATCATTGAAAACACTTACAACTGCATAAATATCACCTTTACCTCCGGCTACATCAATAGCGCTGGCCGCCTTTATTCCAAAAATAGCCCGTCCACTCGTTCTCAAGGTTACTTTGTTCCCTGAACAATCTTCTAACGTTCTGTTAGATGCCGCTGTTCCATCTGCATATGTTCTTCCTAGATCACTATTTATAAACTGAAGATCTTTAATTTTAATCCATCTTCCTACGTCTGCTTTTGTAAGCTGAGTAATTGTTCTTTCCGTAGGAACAACTGCTCTTGCTAAAGCATTGCTATCAAATAGATATTTATAAATCTCTTCGTCTTTAATTCTGTAAGCAACAGTGCTAGAAGCATCATTAGATCCTAACTGAAGCTCTCCGTTTACATTTCTAATGTATAACCCTTTTAATTTAACATTTAAATCTTTTCCTAGTTTAAATCTTTTTTCGAAGTATAAATCTTCTCTGTTAATATTGATTTTAATACCTCCAGTAGCATCTTCTAAGTAAAGATATTTGAACAAATTTTTTGTAGCGTCATCCGCAATAATTTGAGCTTTAAGATAGAAATCACCTGTAATCTGTACAAGCCCATTTGGCGCTAAATTTCCTGCTAATTGTTTAACATCAGCAACCGTTTTAGCCATTAATCCATCAGGGCTGAAGTTACATGGATTTGCGGTTTTACCATCCACACGTGGGAAGTGATGATCAACACCATCTGCACCCGCACCTTCCATATCAAGATCTGATAGTTTATTGATATACATTTGATAAATAGAATTAAATCTACTCAAAATCCCTACAAACTTTCCTTTACCAGCAGGAACAATTTGATTTGCAAAAGATGCATAACCACTGTTTCTCACAATTGCTGTTGATACATACTTTTGAGTTGCGCTATTCCACCCTTGACCGATTGTTCTATCAACAGTTTCTCCGTTTGGAGCAAAATTGGTACACAAAGCTCTTTCGTCAAATTCTACATCATCAAGTTGTACCAAACACCCTACAAGAGCATCATTTGTTGCGAACTGAGCCATTGTTAAAACTTTAGGTTTAATATTCGCTCTAATATTACAATCTCTGAAAATATGGTTCGGAACTTCTTTTTCCAACATCCTTGTTCCCGCAGGAGTAATTTGACCTAATTGCCTTACACTACCATACGCTGTAACAGCTAGCCCCTTCAGATCAATATATATTTTAGAACCTTGTGGAAATCTCGTATATGTGCTTACCATATCTACGCTTATCGTTAAACCTTCTGTAGGGTTTTCCGGAGCGTCCTGAATATATATCGTTTTATAGACATTTCCAGATTCGTCTGTAGAAGATACATACCCTTCAACATAAGCGTTCTCTGTAATTACTTCATTTAAAGTCTTCAATTTCAAATCATGCAAAGTCCATTTTACATATTTATTTTCAGGCTTTGTATAATAATCAGCAGTTCTACACTGGTAATTCTCAAGATTTGGCTCATCATATTTATCGTCATGCACACAACCTGTAATAGCCAAGACTGTAATAAGCGCAAAAATATAGGATAAAATTAAATTATTTTTTTTCATAATAGTCAATAGTTTAGAATCTTAAATAAACATTAGTAAAGAATGTTCTTCCTCTGTCATACCAAAGTTTTGGACCGAAATAAGGTGTCCCTCTGTTGTTTTCTTCCAGAGCTTGAGGGAAGTTTGCCAATCGTCCTTGCTCAAAACCTCCGGTAACATAGTCTCTATTATTTAAAATATTATTTACAGAAATACTGATTCCCATTCTGTATTTTCCGAATTGGAAAGATTTACCGGCATTAGCATTCAACATAAATTGGTCATCAAATTTCTTCTGTGCAGTCAGTTGCTGGATAAGTTCGGGAGTAACACCATCATATAACACATCGGATGTCCCAGGAATAGTATAAAGAGATGCTGTCTTATTAAGCGCTGAGAAATCAAGATATTGATCCATTAAATAATTTGCAGATGCACCCACCCACCAATATTTAGTTGAATTATATTTTAAACCGAATGAAAATGCTTTTTGTGGGGTTCCGGCAACTTTGTAATCTTTG
Encoded proteins:
- the nadB gene encoding L-aspartate oxidase; translation: MIKADVLVIGSGISGLSYAIKVSEQLPDAKIIIVTKSDEDESNTKYAQGGLAVVTDSKNDNFEKHIEDTMRAGDGENKRDVVEMVVREAPARFNEIVEWGANFDKKNGEFALGREGGHTENRIVHHKDITGFEIERALLQTVKNSPNIEILDHHYVIDIITQHHVPGKGLHEGEINCYGAYILDEKSKSIKKITSKITLVATGGAGHVYKNTTNPTIATGDGIAFVARAKGKVTNMQYYQFHPTALYSKLDGMLFLISEAVRGDGAKLRTKRGEKFMQKYDEREELASRDIVARAIDAEMKITGDEYVGLDCREMNQEKFLEHFPNIYKKCKDEGVDPFIQLIPVVPACHYLMGGIDVDKDGQSSLNNLFAVGECTNSGLHGANRLASNSLLEGLVFGHNAAMKTVELLKGNNFNFDDLKAVPEWNEEGMKIIDEMVIVSYLRKQLQEMMSNLVGIVRSNSRLKMALQKHAEIAAAVDEIYHYSILSPQLSELRNLTTVAHLIITQSMEMTQNKGAFYNKDLVQA
- a CDS encoding NAD(P)H-dependent oxidoreductase, producing the protein MNYLEALSRRYSVKKFNPEMIIPQDTLLNILESGKLAASSLGLQPYKIFVVESIEMKEKLIPAFYNPSQISTCSHLVILISKKNIEETYLDGYFRHISEVRHQPVESLDLFRNSITGHFGRQEHDDILNWAEKQSYIVLANLMYAAAIENIDTCPMEGFKQEVIEEILGTDPEKEKVTVTLALGYRSEEDQFQHMKKVRKPNEKLFKFI
- a CDS encoding DUF5689 domain-containing protein codes for the protein MKKNNLILSYIFALITVLAITGCVHDDKYDEPNLENYQCRTADYYTKPENKYVKWTLHDLKLKTLNEVITENAYVEGYVSSTDESGNVYKTIYIQDAPENPTEGLTISVDMVSTYTRFPQGSKIYIDLKGLAVTAYGSVRQLGQITPAGTRMLEKEVPNHIFRDCNIRANIKPKVLTMAQFATNDALVGCLVQLDDVEFDERALCTNFAPNGETVDRTIGQGWNSATQKYVSTAIVRNSGYASFANQIVPAGKGKFVGILSRFNSIYQMYINKLSDLDMEGAGADGVDHHFPRVDGKTANPCNFSPDGLMAKTVADVKQLAGNLAPNGLVQITGDFYLKAQIIADDATKNLFKYLYLEDATGGIKININREDLYFEKRFKLGKDLNVKLKGLYIRNVNGELQLGSNDASSTVAYRIKDEEIYKYLFDSNALARAVVPTERTITQLTKADVGRWIKIKDLQFINSDLGRTYADGTAASNRTLEDCSGNKVTLRTSGRAIFGIKAASAIDVAGGKGDIYAVVSVFNDSYQLWIPQLTDIKFSNPRCDGSIYTPLPVLYKDDFAAGGFSTDWTTVNVAGAQVWATSNQGNGTNYYAVVNGVLNNPANEDWLISKSISLVGKTKAAVSFTTDVRYGGNVLQVYATENYTGNPATTTWVALPALLDTNINAFGDWVNSGNVDLSAFLGKNVRIAFKYTSTPSAAATWEIDDFKIKGQ